One region of Natronorubrum aibiense genomic DNA includes:
- a CDS encoding acyl-CoA thioesterase: MPTVLDTHIQNRFRVQPNHANNNNTLHGGNLMKWLDEVGAMSAMRFAGETCVTARVNELDFERPIKIGDTALVEAFVYDAGRTSVHVGLRAWREEPRTGKTERTTESSFTFVAIDDEGSAVPVPELTVESERGRELQARMLEAEDGL, from the coding sequence ATGCCAACTGTCCTGGACACACATATCCAGAACCGATTTCGCGTCCAGCCGAACCACGCAAACAACAACAACACGCTCCACGGCGGCAACCTCATGAAATGGCTCGACGAAGTCGGCGCGATGTCGGCGATGCGCTTTGCCGGCGAAACCTGCGTGACAGCCCGCGTGAACGAACTCGATTTCGAGCGCCCAATCAAGATCGGTGATACGGCCCTGGTCGAAGCGTTCGTCTACGACGCGGGCCGGACGAGCGTCCACGTCGGCCTCCGAGCGTGGCGTGAAGAACCCAGAACGGGCAAGACGGAACGGACAACAGAATCGTCGTTTACGTTCGTCGCGATCGACGACGAGGGCTCCGCGGTTCCCGTCCCGGAACTCACCGTCGAGTCCGAGCGAGGACGAGAACTGCAAGCACGAATGCTCGAGGCCGAGGACGGATTATAA
- a CDS encoding AAA family ATPase → MDAPLWTDTYAPELAELPQDDAREYLERAVDEPINLLLQGPPGSGKTAAARALAREAHADPDNDLIEINVADFFGRTKTEIKNDPRFAQFLVGRSSMSKRDMINHVLKESASYASVSGEYKTILLDNAEDVREDFQQALRRIMEQHHRTTQFIIATRQPTKLIPPIRSRCFPVSLRAPSSPEIVTVLERIVEAEGVEYEADGLEFVAGYAGGNIRQAILAAQTTVETEGELTMQAAYETIGNVGLEDEIEAMVDDAEAGEFTDARKALDDLLVDEGLDGEEVVESILEVARKRYQGEKLAHMHRLAADIEFEMHEGSSDRIHVSHLLAELGRTA, encoded by the coding sequence ATGGACGCGCCGCTGTGGACCGACACCTACGCCCCCGAGCTGGCCGAGTTGCCACAGGACGACGCTCGTGAGTACTTAGAGCGAGCCGTCGACGAGCCGATTAACCTCCTCCTGCAGGGCCCACCCGGCAGCGGGAAGACGGCGGCGGCGCGCGCGCTCGCTCGCGAGGCCCACGCAGATCCGGACAACGATCTGATCGAGATCAACGTCGCCGACTTCTTCGGGCGCACGAAAACGGAGATCAAGAACGACCCCCGATTCGCCCAGTTCCTCGTCGGCCGCTCGTCGATGAGCAAGCGGGACATGATCAACCACGTCTTGAAAGAGTCCGCGAGTTACGCCTCCGTCTCCGGCGAGTACAAGACGATCTTACTCGACAACGCCGAAGACGTCCGTGAAGACTTCCAGCAAGCGTTGCGCCGGATCATGGAGCAACACCACCGGACGACGCAGTTTATCATCGCCACTCGGCAGCCAACCAAGCTCATCCCCCCGATCCGGTCGCGGTGTTTCCCTGTCTCCCTACGTGCCCCCTCGAGTCCCGAGATCGTCACCGTCCTCGAGCGGATCGTCGAGGCCGAAGGCGTCGAGTACGAAGCTGACGGCCTCGAGTTCGTCGCGGGCTACGCGGGCGGCAACATCCGACAGGCCATTCTGGCGGCTCAGACGACCGTCGAAACCGAAGGCGAACTGACGATGCAGGCGGCCTACGAGACGATCGGCAACGTGGGCCTCGAAGACGAGATCGAGGCGATGGTCGACGATGCCGAGGCCGGCGAGTTTACGGACGCCCGCAAGGCTCTGGACGACCTGCTCGTGGACGAAGGCTTAGACGGCGAGGAAGTCGTCGAATCGATCCTCGAGGTGGCACGCAAGCGCTATCAGGGCGAGAAATTGGCTCACATGCACCGACTCGCGGCGGATATCGAGTTCGAGATGCACGAGGGCTCGAGCGACCGGATTCACGTCTCGCATCTGCTCGCCGAACTGGGTCGAACCGCCTGA
- a CDS encoding DUF7282 domain-containing protein has product MSSRVTFGTIKQVGAIVIAIAVVLAAGIVVGQAPAIFGVDEDPSASITFEDQQGDGESVVIDEVTLSDGGFVVITSSGDEPLVVSDYLESGTHEDVTIERGEAELAGRLTATVHRDTTNDETYTYEDSNGEEDQPYLENGFPVQDTAAVTTSEDGDALSDSFRVESLDAPDSATTNETINVTAEISNPTELETQQTVTFRIDGTALEQQTLTLGGGETREVTFEIDTTGTPPGEQTLGVYTDGDGALQPIELEFHTDPSVEAVDASDENVTVDVATPEDGFVAIEDGDGAVIATSDGLDAGEHEDVSVPFDDDVSVDDNQELTAVVYEGEPDDLENATVLEFEGAPVETTFTIADLTDEDDGGDNSE; this is encoded by the coding sequence ATGAGTTCGAGAGTGACCTTCGGAACGATCAAACAAGTCGGCGCGATCGTGATTGCGATCGCGGTCGTGCTCGCCGCGGGGATCGTCGTCGGCCAAGCCCCCGCCATTTTTGGTGTCGACGAGGATCCGTCGGCATCGATCACGTTCGAAGATCAGCAAGGTGACGGCGAGTCGGTCGTCATCGACGAGGTCACGCTCTCGGACGGCGGCTTCGTCGTCATCACCAGCAGCGGTGACGAACCGCTCGTCGTCTCCGACTACCTCGAGTCGGGAACACACGAGGATGTCACGATCGAGCGCGGCGAGGCCGAGCTCGCCGGCCGTCTCACCGCGACGGTCCATCGGGACACCACCAACGACGAGACGTACACATACGAGGACAGCAACGGCGAAGAAGATCAGCCCTACCTCGAGAATGGGTTCCCAGTCCAGGACACTGCAGCAGTGACGACGTCCGAAGACGGCGATGCGCTCTCGGACTCGTTCCGCGTCGAGAGTCTCGATGCGCCCGACTCAGCGACTACGAACGAAACGATCAATGTCACCGCCGAGATCTCCAACCCGACCGAACTCGAGACCCAACAGACCGTCACGTTCCGCATCGACGGGACCGCCCTCGAGCAACAGACGCTAACCCTCGGAGGCGGCGAGACCCGGGAGGTGACCTTCGAAATCGATACGACCGGAACGCCGCCTGGCGAACAGACTCTCGGTGTCTACACCGACGGTGACGGCGCCCTCCAGCCAATCGAGCTCGAGTTCCACACCGACCCCTCCGTCGAGGCCGTCGATGCGAGCGACGAGAACGTCACGGTCGATGTTGCGACGCCAGAAGACGGGTTCGTCGCGATCGAAGACGGCGATGGTGCTGTGATTGCAACGAGCGACGGACTCGACGCCGGCGAGCACGAGGACGTCAGCGTCCCGTTCGACGATGACGTCTCAGTCGACGACAACCAGGAACTCACCGCAGTCGTCTACGAGGGCGAGCCGGACGATCTCGAGAACGCGACAGTCCTCGAGTTCGAGGGCGCACCCGTCGAGACGACGTTTACGATTGCAGACCTCACTGACGAGGACGATGGCGGCGACAACAGCGAGTAA
- a CDS encoding YgaP family membrane protein, giving the protein MNQNVGNADRLARFALGAVLGLVSLAILGGVISLPMVLSPVLGVLSLVLLVTATTSTCGLYSALGLTSSSA; this is encoded by the coding sequence ATGAACCAGAACGTCGGCAACGCGGATCGGCTTGCACGGTTCGCCCTCGGTGCGGTCCTCGGGCTCGTGTCACTGGCGATCCTTGGCGGAGTCATCTCGCTGCCGATGGTCCTTTCACCCGTCTTGGGCGTCCTCTCGCTCGTATTGCTCGTGACGGCTACCACCAGTACGTGTGGGCTCTACTCCGCGCTGGGATTGACATCCTCCTCCGCGTGA
- a CDS encoding RNA-guided endonuclease InsQ/TnpB family protein: protein MLEVHHTHRAKILNYAQVEDSLDRHGWSASKLWNVANYHSRQVWEDTGEIPDHGDLKDELKIHNKYKGLHSQSSQRVLEELAEAFNSWYGKRQSDNRANPPGYRKKNYYDSEGRRVHEEHPRSTVTWKQNGIRHDTKNNRVRLSKGANHKEHPKAWEYILVEYETRPGVTVENLQQVRAVYDKAKGRWELHLVCKDEIETPNAPGNEAAGIDLGICNFAAVAYSTEQADLYPGNRLKQDGYYFPKEIAKCDDSGGERATRLHKKWSERRTHFFHSLAKHIVEKCIERGVGRINVGKLAGVREDDNGESKNWGKHGNLDLHGWAFDRFTNILEYKAKVEGIEVVEVSEHETSKTCCVCGRKDDNQRVERGLYVCEACDAAFNADVNGAENIRLNLNQSNSESAPDLGGDRSTGWLAQPGVYLHDLSHGFSPREQVVDCKP, encoded by the coding sequence ATGCTGGAAGTCCACCACACCCATCGAGCGAAAATCCTCAACTACGCGCAGGTAGAGGACTCGCTCGACCGACACGGATGGTCGGCCAGCAAACTCTGGAACGTCGCCAACTACCACTCCCGCCAAGTGTGGGAGGACACGGGCGAGATTCCTGACCACGGCGACCTCAAAGACGAGTTGAAGATCCACAACAAGTACAAGGGATTGCATTCGCAGTCCAGTCAGCGCGTTCTGGAGGAACTCGCTGAAGCCTTCAACTCGTGGTACGGCAAGAGGCAGTCTGACAATCGAGCGAATCCGCCCGGCTACCGCAAGAAAAACTACTACGACTCAGAAGGCCGTCGCGTCCACGAAGAACACCCTCGTAGCACGGTGACGTGGAAGCAAAACGGCATCCGACACGACACCAAGAACAACCGTGTGCGCCTCTCGAAAGGCGCGAACCACAAGGAACACCCCAAAGCGTGGGAATACATCCTTGTCGAGTACGAAACTCGTCCCGGCGTTACCGTCGAGAATCTACAACAGGTCAGGGCCGTCTACGACAAGGCAAAGGGACGCTGGGAACTGCACCTCGTCTGCAAAGACGAAATCGAGACACCCAACGCGCCGGGTAACGAAGCAGCGGGCATCGACCTCGGAATCTGTAACTTCGCCGCAGTCGCGTACAGTACCGAGCAAGCCGACCTCTACCCCGGCAACCGACTCAAACAGGACGGCTACTACTTCCCGAAAGAGATTGCCAAGTGCGACGATTCCGGTGGCGAACGAGCCACTCGTCTTCACAAGAAGTGGTCGGAGCGCCGAACTCACTTCTTCCACAGCCTCGCCAAACACATCGTTGAGAAGTGCATTGAGCGGGGCGTGGGACGTATCAACGTCGGCAAACTCGCGGGGGTTCGTGAGGACGACAACGGCGAGTCGAAGAACTGGGGCAAGCACGGCAACCTCGACTTGCACGGGTGGGCGTTCGACCGCTTCACGAACATTCTCGAATACAAGGCGAAAGTCGAGGGTATCGAAGTCGTAGAAGTGTCCGAGCACGAGACGAGCAAGACGTGTTGCGTCTGCGGTAGGAAAGACGATAATCAGCGTGTCGAACGTGGCTTGTACGTCTGTGAGGCGTGTGATGCGGCGTTCAACGCTGACGTGAACGGGGCGGAGAACATCCGTCTCAACTTGAATCAAAGTAACTCTGAGTCTGCACCCGATTTGGGTGGAGATAGGAGTACCGGCTGGTTGGCACAGCCCGGAGTCTACCTTCATGACTTGTCCCACGGATTCTCACCGAGGGAACAAGTGGTAGACTGCAAACCCTAA
- the rnz gene encoding ribonuclease Z: MSLCVTFLGTAGAIPTTERNPSSLFVAREGDQLLFDAGEGTQRQMMRFGTGFSISHLFVTHLHGDHVLGIPGLLQTMAFNDREEPLAIHTPRGTRRDIKGLVNALGNRPSYPVRINEVGDGDVAYRADEYEVRVFGTDHDTRSVGYALVEDDRKGRFDREHAEELGVPVGPKFSKLHAGESVELEDGTVVDPEQVVGEPRPGRSIVYTGDTRPTTATIEVADEPELLIHDATFADDRADRAGSTAHSTARQAAEIARRAGADRLALMHLSSRYAGYTDDHLEQARTVFDGEVFVPEDGQTLEIPYPGE; this comes from the coding sequence ATGTCATTGTGCGTGACGTTTCTGGGGACGGCTGGGGCGATTCCGACGACTGAACGAAACCCGAGTAGTCTCTTCGTCGCTCGAGAGGGCGACCAACTGTTGTTCGACGCCGGCGAGGGCACCCAGCGCCAGATGATGCGCTTCGGGACCGGCTTTTCGATCTCGCACCTGTTCGTCACGCACCTCCACGGCGACCACGTCCTCGGCATTCCGGGGCTTCTCCAGACGATGGCGTTCAATGACCGCGAGGAACCGCTGGCGATCCACACGCCACGCGGCACGCGCCGGGATATCAAGGGGTTGGTCAACGCCCTCGGTAATCGTCCCTCGTATCCGGTGCGAATCAACGAAGTGGGCGACGGCGACGTCGCCTATCGGGCAGACGAGTACGAGGTCCGCGTCTTCGGCACCGACCACGACACCCGCTCTGTGGGCTACGCCCTCGTCGAAGACGACCGCAAAGGTCGGTTCGACCGCGAACACGCCGAGGAACTCGGCGTTCCCGTCGGGCCGAAGTTTTCGAAACTCCACGCGGGTGAGTCGGTCGAACTCGAGGACGGAACTGTCGTCGACCCCGAGCAGGTCGTCGGCGAGCCCCGACCCGGCCGCTCGATCGTCTACACCGGCGATACGCGACCGACGACGGCGACGATCGAGGTCGCGGACGAGCCCGAACTGCTGATCCACGACGCCACCTTCGCCGACGACCGCGCCGACCGCGCGGGCTCGACGGCCCACTCGACGGCCCGGCAAGCCGCCGAAATCGCCCGTCGGGCCGGTGCGGACCGGCTCGCCTTGATGCATCTCTCCTCGCGGTATGCGGGCTACACCGACGACCATCTCGAGCAAGCCCGGACGGTCTTCGACGGCGAGGTGTTCGTCCCTGAGGACGGACAGACACTAGAGATTCCGTATCCCGGCGAGTGA
- a CDS encoding pyridoxal-phosphate-dependent aminotransferase family protein codes for MTEKREYKADYPDKTLYIPGPTEVRDDVIEVMCEPMFGHRMDRMTDLYTTIVEDTKEFLGTDNEVVILTGSGTEFWEASTLNLVDENILVPTCGSFSERHANVAERLGKNVDRLEYEWGQAIKPEDIREELEESDKQYDVVATVMNESSTGVRNPIEEIGDVVAEYPDTYFVVDAVSSLGGDYVDIDEHNIDVIFASSQKAFAMPPGLAICVVSDDAYERELEKDSASWYGGFQRTIDYYERKGQTHSTPAIPIMLAYRKQMKHMLEEGHEARSERHREMAEYVREWADEHFDMFPEEGYESQTVACIENTQGIDVAETIETVNEEYDMAFSNGYGSQLGEKTFRIGHMGEHDLESIKELTDAIEDVADL; via the coding sequence GTGACCGAAAAACGCGAATACAAAGCCGACTATCCCGACAAGACGCTGTATATTCCGGGCCCGACCGAAGTGCGCGATGACGTCATCGAGGTGATGTGCGAGCCGATGTTCGGTCACCGCATGGACCGGATGACCGACCTCTATACGACCATCGTCGAGGACACGAAAGAGTTCCTCGGCACCGACAACGAGGTCGTTATCCTCACGGGCTCGGGGACGGAGTTCTGGGAGGCATCGACGCTCAACCTCGTCGACGAGAACATCCTCGTCCCGACCTGTGGCAGCTTCAGCGAGCGCCATGCCAACGTCGCCGAGCGACTGGGCAAAAACGTCGACCGACTCGAGTACGAGTGGGGGCAGGCCATCAAACCCGAAGACATTCGCGAGGAACTCGAGGAAAGCGACAAACAGTACGACGTGGTCGCGACCGTAATGAACGAGAGTTCGACGGGCGTCCGCAACCCCATCGAGGAGATCGGTGACGTCGTCGCCGAGTATCCGGACACCTACTTCGTCGTCGACGCTGTCTCCTCGCTTGGTGGCGACTACGTCGACATCGACGAGCACAACATCGACGTCATCTTCGCCTCCTCACAGAAAGCATTCGCCATGCCGCCTGGGCTGGCGATCTGTGTCGTCAGCGACGATGCCTACGAGCGCGAACTCGAGAAAGACTCCGCCTCGTGGTACGGCGGCTTCCAGCGGACGATCGACTACTACGAGCGGAAAGGCCAGACCCACTCCACGCCGGCGATTCCAATCATGCTCGCCTACCGCAAGCAGATGAAACACATGCTCGAGGAGGGCCACGAAGCACGGAGCGAGCGCCACCGCGAGATGGCCGAGTACGTCCGAGAGTGGGCCGACGAACACTTCGATATGTTCCCCGAGGAGGGCTACGAGTCCCAGACCGTGGCCTGTATCGAGAACACGCAGGGAATCGACGTCGCCGAAACGATCGAGACCGTCAACGAGGAGTACGACATGGCCTTTTCGAACGGCTACGGCTCCCAGCTCGGCGAGAAGACGTTCCGTATCGGCCACATGGGCGAACACGACCTCGAGTCGATCAAGGAACTGACCGACGCTATCGAAGACGTCGCTGACCTCTGA
- a CDS encoding CBS domain-containing protein produces MIDQPVGDVMTRSVRTINRETTACDVAVLFAEHNIGSTVVVAPETGDITGIVTESDLMQQVAAGADIESVRVDSFLSAPVITIDSAESIHTAADVMKEHSIRRLPVVDDGDLVGILTTTNLTHYLPRLRKTILHERNERSGQ; encoded by the coding sequence ATGATTGATCAACCAGTAGGAGATGTGATGACACGCTCGGTGCGCACCATCAATAGAGAGACAACGGCGTGTGATGTTGCCGTCCTCTTCGCAGAGCATAACATTGGTTCTACGGTGGTGGTTGCGCCCGAGACGGGCGATATCACTGGTATCGTGACCGAGTCAGATCTCATGCAGCAAGTTGCAGCAGGCGCTGATATCGAATCCGTCCGTGTCGACTCGTTTCTGTCTGCGCCGGTCATCACGATCGACAGCGCAGAGAGCATCCACACAGCAGCCGACGTGATGAAAGAGCACTCAATCCGGCGGCTCCCTGTCGTTGACGATGGCGACCTCGTCGGCATCCTCACAACGACTAATCTCACCCATTATCTACCACGCTTGCGCAAGACGATCCTTCATGAGCGGAACGAACGTTCCGGGCAGTGA
- a CDS encoding nuclear transport factor 2 family protein, which produces MSDTNAVLDHHLDAFANQELEEIMADYGDDSVVITNMGVFRGLDEIEELFADLFDEFAQEGATIEVDDTIVEDEFAYLLWHAETPDNSYEFCTDTFYVPEETIDFQTFAGKVEPKN; this is translated from the coding sequence ATGAGTGATACAAACGCCGTGCTCGACCACCATCTTGACGCGTTCGCCAATCAGGAACTCGAGGAGATCATGGCCGACTACGGTGATGACTCAGTAGTCATCACGAACATGGGAGTCTTCCGAGGTCTCGACGAAATCGAGGAGCTGTTTGCGGATCTGTTCGACGAATTTGCCCAAGAAGGGGCGACCATTGAAGTGGATGACACCATCGTCGAGGATGAGTTCGCCTACCTCCTGTGGCACGCCGAAACGCCGGACAACAGCTACGAGTTCTGTACCGACACGTTCTATGTCCCCGAAGAGACGATTGACTTCCAAACCTTCGCAGGCAAGGTCGAACCCAAAAATTGA
- a CDS encoding DUF460 domain-containing protein yields the protein MSTRTSALDAVVFGVDIQSGDVRGDAPSYALVVYDGDDLTRDVVTHRKLRRLIDDKEPAIIATDNMYELAADKDQLIHFLGSLPSETMLVQVTGAEQPEPLSRVAKRHGIPYGKQPMQEAEAAARLAAHNVGHEVSAFTDTTEVKVSRGRSTGSGGWSEDRYTRRIHGSVRKRTREVESALEDANLEYDREIREAYGGYANAVFTVSARPSDIPVSRNRSGDVRVEIERERRDGIEFRPLAKRRDHVIVGIDPGTTTAAAIVSLEGEVLDVWSSRTSDTADVIEWIVERGRPIIVAADVTPMPETVEKFRRSFDAAGWNPSSDLPIDEKQHRTRHDPYDDDHQRDAMAAALYAFDAHENQFERIATKLPPGLDRGEVTARVVAGEESVEAVLRDLDDDEEPESESTDHEPRELTPEEQRIKDLERQVERLQSHVGTLEERLEDRDERIDDLETELSVARREERTKVRKDREVSRLERKADRLERERDAAREEVDDLERKVERMKALWKLDHSNFSDVSAEKEGLVPVKVVEKFTKGALREANEQYGIAAGDIVFLRDASGAGRSTAELLAEFEPRVVLKQGGLSEVADEILFDAEIPVGPADDVAMQEVDELAVAREDDVEAVIDDWHDRAAERKRDRKAAMVDQLISEHRAGDNQV from the coding sequence GTGAGTACGCGAACGAGTGCCCTCGATGCAGTCGTCTTCGGGGTCGATATTCAAAGCGGTGACGTGCGGGGCGATGCGCCGTCGTACGCCCTCGTGGTCTACGACGGTGACGACCTCACGCGGGACGTCGTCACTCACCGCAAACTCCGGCGGCTGATCGACGACAAGGAGCCGGCGATCATCGCGACGGACAACATGTACGAGCTGGCAGCCGACAAGGACCAGCTGATTCACTTCCTCGGCTCGCTGCCTTCCGAGACGATGCTCGTGCAGGTAACGGGTGCCGAACAGCCCGAACCGCTCTCTCGAGTCGCGAAACGCCACGGGATCCCCTACGGCAAACAGCCGATGCAAGAGGCCGAAGCCGCGGCCCGGCTGGCCGCCCACAACGTCGGCCACGAGGTCTCTGCGTTTACGGATACGACCGAGGTCAAGGTCTCGAGGGGGCGCTCGACCGGCAGCGGTGGCTGGAGCGAGGACCGCTACACGCGTCGCATCCACGGCTCGGTTCGGAAGCGAACCCGAGAGGTCGAGTCCGCACTCGAGGACGCAAACCTCGAGTACGATCGGGAGATCCGGGAGGCCTACGGCGGCTACGCGAACGCCGTCTTCACCGTCTCCGCCCGCCCCAGCGACATCCCCGTCTCGAGAAATCGGTCGGGCGACGTCCGCGTCGAGATCGAACGCGAGCGCCGAGACGGGATCGAGTTCCGCCCGCTCGCCAAACGACGGGATCACGTTATCGTCGGTATCGATCCCGGCACGACGACCGCAGCCGCGATCGTTTCCCTCGAGGGTGAGGTGTTAGACGTCTGGAGTTCGCGGACCAGCGACACCGCCGACGTGATCGAGTGGATCGTCGAACGGGGTCGTCCGATCATCGTCGCCGCGGACGTAACGCCGATGCCCGAGACGGTCGAGAAGTTTCGCCGGAGCTTCGACGCGGCGGGCTGGAACCCCTCGAGCGATCTGCCGATCGACGAGAAACAACACCGCACGCGTCACGACCCCTACGACGACGACCACCAGCGCGACGCGATGGCCGCGGCGCTGTATGCCTTCGACGCCCACGAAAACCAGTTCGAGCGCATCGCCACCAAGCTCCCGCCGGGGCTCGACCGCGGCGAGGTGACGGCGCGCGTCGTCGCCGGCGAGGAGAGCGTCGAAGCCGTGCTCAGGGATTTAGACGACGACGAAGAACCCGAGTCGGAGTCGACTGACCACGAACCGCGCGAGCTGACGCCCGAGGAACAGCGGATCAAAGACCTCGAGCGACAGGTCGAGCGCCTCCAATCACACGTCGGGACGCTCGAGGAGCGACTCGAGGACCGCGACGAGCGCATCGATGACCTCGAGACCGAACTCAGCGTCGCCCGTCGCGAGGAACGAACGAAAGTCCGCAAAGACCGTGAGGTCTCCCGACTCGAGCGGAAGGCAGATCGCTTGGAGCGCGAACGCGACGCGGCCCGTGAGGAGGTGGACGATCTCGAGCGGAAAGTCGAGCGGATGAAAGCGCTCTGGAAGCTCGACCACTCGAACTTCAGTGACGTTTCGGCCGAAAAAGAGGGGCTGGTCCCAGTCAAGGTCGTCGAGAAGTTCACGAAGGGCGCGCTCCGCGAGGCCAACGAGCAGTACGGGATCGCAGCCGGCGACATCGTCTTCTTACGTGATGCGAGTGGGGCGGGCCGCTCGACGGCCGAACTGCTCGCCGAGTTCGAACCGCGGGTCGTCCTGAAACAGGGCGGGCTCTCGGAGGTCGCCGACGAGATCCTCTTCGATGCCGAGATTCCAGTCGGGCCCGCAGATGACGTCGCCATGCAGGAAGTCGACGAACTCGCCGTCGCCCGCGAGGACGACGTCGAGGCGGTCATCGACGACTGGCACGACCGCGCAGCAGAACGAAAGCGCGACCGCAAGGCGGCGATGGTCGATCAACTCATCAGCGAACACCGAGCGGGCGACAATCAGGTGTGA
- a CDS encoding DUF7470 family protein: MLKNLGPQGIAGLLILLAGVGLIASQNLLIAAGMALVLAGLGIVVKALISGMLQSFGMF, encoded by the coding sequence ATGCTGAAAAACCTCGGTCCGCAAGGAATCGCCGGTCTCCTGATCCTTCTCGCCGGTGTCGGACTGATCGCCTCTCAGAACCTCCTGATCGCCGCTGGCATGGCACTCGTCCTCGCCGGTCTCGGCATCGTCGTCAAAGCGTTGATTTCCGGCATGCTCCAGAGCTTCGGGATGTTCTGA
- the eif1A gene encoding translation initiation factor eIF-1A: MSDDGEGGRKNLRMPEDDEVFATVTNMLGANRVKVRCADGKERTARIPGKMQKRIWIREDDVVLVEPWDWQDEKADITWRYEKSEADQLRREGHIQ, from the coding sequence ATGAGTGACGACGGTGAGGGCGGTCGGAAGAACCTCCGGATGCCTGAGGACGACGAGGTTTTCGCGACCGTCACGAACATGCTCGGAGCGAACCGCGTGAAAGTACGCTGTGCAGACGGCAAAGAGCGCACGGCACGCATCCCCGGTAAGATGCAAAAACGCATCTGGATCCGCGAGGACGACGTCGTTCTCGTCGAGCCGTGGGACTGGCAGGACGAGAAAGCCGACATCACCTGGCGCTACGAGAAAAGCGAAGCCGACCAACTCCGCCGCGAAGGCCACATTCAGTAA
- a CDS encoding plastocyanin/azurin family copper-binding protein: MSIVAGCLDRSRVDSDSSLGAGGETNGTDDDTDGTETETASSDATDESDAADVNADASADDEETASESDLEDDMPSDDDHEETESVGPIAIEPGTRITLYGGTAAWEGLEPAPIESVENPTLVLEDSETYEIGWADGDGMMHNLELRDVDGNVVDDLATELTSEGGDGQFLEFTASSEIAQYVCAPHEMTMIGDVQIE, from the coding sequence GTGTCGATCGTCGCAGGCTGTCTCGACCGGAGCCGCGTCGATTCCGACTCATCACTCGGCGCCGGTGGCGAGACGAACGGAACCGATGACGATACTGACGGCACAGAAACCGAGACAGCCTCGAGCGACGCGACCGACGAATCCGACGCAGCGGATGTCAACGCGGACGCGTCGGCCGACGACGAGGAGACAGCGTCCGAGTCCGATCTCGAGGATGACATGCCATCGGACGACGACCACGAGGAGACCGAGTCGGTGGGGCCGATCGCAATCGAGCCGGGAACGCGCATCACCCTCTACGGCGGGACGGCCGCGTGGGAGGGACTCGAGCCAGCGCCGATCGAGAGTGTCGAAAACCCGACGCTCGTCCTCGAGGACAGCGAGACCTACGAGATTGGCTGGGCCGACGGCGACGGCATGATGCACAACCTCGAGCTCCGAGACGTGGACGGGAACGTCGTCGACGATCTCGCGACGGAGCTGACTTCTGAGGGTGGCGACGGTCAGTTCCTCGAGTTCACAGCCAGTTCCGAGATAGCACAGTACGTCTGTGCGCCCCACGAAATGACGATGATCGGCGACGTACAAATCGAGTGA
- a CDS encoding plastocyanin/azurin family copper-binding protein, which translates to MARDNPITRRKTLKVTGAAAATALVAGCSSDDGGEGNGDENGGDGGDSYEIEAGTEIVLYAETSGWQGEEPSDIADTTNPTLVLTEGEDYTIGWNEGDGQTHNIEIWDENDEVIDDLSTDEASEGGDDQFLEFTASSDMTTYVCNPHQTSMIGDLQVE; encoded by the coding sequence ATGGCACGAGATAACCCAATCACGCGGCGGAAGACGCTGAAGGTCACGGGCGCAGCAGCAGCAACCGCACTCGTCGCCGGTTGTTCCAGCGACGACGGTGGCGAGGGTAACGGTGACGAGAACGGTGGCGACGGTGGCGACTCCTACGAGATCGAAGCAGGCACGGAAATCGTCCTCTACGCCGAGACGTCCGGCTGGCAGGGCGAGGAGCCGTCCGACATCGCTGATACCACGAACCCGACGCTCGTCCTCACGGAAGGCGAGGACTACACGATTGGCTGGAACGAAGGCGACGGCCAGACCCACAACATCGAAATCTGGGACGAGAACGACGAAGTCATCGACGACCTCTCGACGGACGAGGCCTCCGAGGGTGGCGACGACCAGTTCCTCGAGTTCACGGCGAGCTCCGACATGACGACCTACGTCTGCAACCCACACCAGACGTCGATGATCGGCGACCTTCAGGTCGAATAA